The following proteins come from a genomic window of Edaphobacter sp. 4G125:
- a CDS encoding carboxymuconolactone decarboxylase family protein translates to MFDMKNLTRLKKLDENAPESMKAFWEFDKAAFQPGTIDGLHKQLMALAVALTTQCPYCIELHRRAAVQAGATEPMLAETAVVAAAMRAGAAVTHATHLFKD, encoded by the coding sequence ATGTTCGATATGAAGAACCTCACACGGTTGAAGAAGCTGGATGAAAACGCACCCGAATCGATGAAAGCATTCTGGGAGTTTGATAAAGCGGCTTTTCAACCTGGCACCATCGATGGATTACATAAACAATTGATGGCGCTTGCGGTGGCGCTGACGACACAGTGTCCTTACTGCATCGAGTTGCATCGCCGCGCTGCCGTGCAGGCTGGCGCAACCGAACCGATGCTGGCCGAAACCGCTGTGGTCGCCGCCGCCATGCGTGCTGGCGCAGCTGTGACTCACGCAACACACCTGTTCAAAGACTAA